atgaaattattctCATCCATGTGTGTTTATATATGAGTACATTTACTGCCTCCCAGAGAAAATTAAACTTTGATGCTGTAAGAGATCACTTGTCAGCCAAAGATAGTGTTTGATCTGTGATTGATTTAACTGTCCTCTACCCCTTTAGGTATCAGATTGATTATTCTTCTCCCTTATCCTGTATATATTGACTTTTTCTGTATCTGAAACTGTTCTAAATGGTTAAATGTTtgtaaaatgaataaaaatactcTCTTCCTAGAAAGAGCTTTGCAAAAATCTAGGAGAGCATGTTAAGCAACTTGAAAAATTGCTGGAAGAAACCAAATgtgaaaaaactgaaataataaatcgACTGACAAGAAGCCTAGAAGAAAGCCAAAAGCAATGTGCAAATTTACTGCAAACAGGTCAGCCTTTTACTCATACTATTACCTTTCCCTGCAGAAGTTAAATTGCATATCAGTGTTTCTATGGAAGGGGAATCAACATCAAGCTAATTGTGTTCTAGGCTGTTTCCTATGCAGTGGATTAGTCAGACTTGAAGTTAAGACTAAGATGTAAAAaccaaatagaaataaaagcaaacacaatCTCCAAACCCCTAACAACAAACTCTGAACAACAGTGATTAAAGtgttttcaaatgtattttgttCTGCATATGTGTAAACCTTGTTTCATACTAAACAGGGTTTGGCTGCAAGTTACTTAATTTTGTGTTAAGGTGCTTGACTTGAATTGCTATTCTGAGTTCAAGGCTTGGTGAGAAGACTTGAATTGTTTTGGGAGCTGGAGGCTGATTCTTGTAAACCTGTGTCATAGAAATAGATTGTGAAATGTTTTGCAATTTGTGTGTTTGACTTTTGCCTACCTTCACACATTGAAGTCTTTTGATAGAATTGTATTTAGTAGCTATTAGTGAGCTCGAGGAAATAGAAACAGTAATGTCTATTGCCAGAGTCAACATTGCTATTTTTAACAGAGATCTTTCTTCAAATTGCATAGACTTTCTTGCAAAATTATGAATTGCTCTTTgtctcccctttttttcctacaatAGGCTCAATGCAGGAGACAAATCAGTTACGGTTTCAGTTGCAACAAGCTCAGTCTGCACAGATAATCAGCAACAACATGAACAAGGCTTTGCAGGTTAATTTTATTGAATGTTTTATGTTCATTTGATTGGGGAGGGCATTATAACTAAGAGGTTGGTGGTTGAAACACTTTAAATTTTTGGGGGAAACAAGTACATCATCTTTGAGTGCTTCCTCTCCCAGTGTTGCATGTTGATCTTCCTCATTCCCCACCAGTTAAAAGATATTTGGGCAATTGTACTGGCACAAATCTGAGCTCATACGTCTGTCCAGCCTGCTTTTGGAGAAAACAATGAATGTAAATTCAGTGTGCTGGGAGTCTCGTAACTTAATGAGGAGATACCATGTTCTGAAATTTATCTTTTGTCAGCAGAAGGGAATGCTAGAAAATCCTCTGTAAAGCATGAGTAGAAGTCTGTGTTTCCAATTCAGTTCTTATATTTGATTTAAATCTGTTATCTTGGAAACTATGAATCCTACTAAGTACTAGAGTAATAGCTGTTTATCTGGGTGTGTACGTTTCTGTTGTCATCCATTTTGCTATACAAGGACAGGAGGAATGcagaagagcaaaagaaataattcttcatAGATGGACTATTACAAGAACAATAGGGAATATTTCTtgtatattttaatgaatttgtAGTTTTAACCTATGCTTTGCTAGAGgtatcagaaagaaaaatgatagCATAAGTAAGTTAGTGCTAGACAATTCAACTAAATACAGCTAAGTATAACTGCATTTCAGGAGGAAGTGCTCCatgtatttgctttctttggaaGAGTTATCATGGGCCTGGTATGTAGGGCTTGGAGTCTCTCTgttcagtgtaattttttttctgtcttttcctttcaggaagAATTAATGgaactgaaagaagaaatagcTTTGTATGAATCTGCTGCCAAGCTTGGAGTATTTTTGAATGATGCAGGTGGAGAGCGACATGTGAGCCTGGGTGATTCCTATGTAGAactgggaattaaaaaaatcacagggaaGAAGCCAAGATTCTGCAGGTATTGAGTGATTcttgttgaaagaaaaaatttaaatccttAAGAAATTATGCAAGTTATGTGTAAAATGAGGGTTCTACTCAATCAACACATAGGTTTTTTGatagatatttaaaattctgcttgtATTGCCAGCTCAtgtgagaaacagagaaactgTACTAGTACCATAAATTGGTTGCCTAACTGCTATTTAATAAGTCTTCAGATTTTATAGGGACTATATTGCTGTTCCTTTAATTGTAGGACTTATATTCATGGATACTTTTTTTTGCTCAAAGACTCCACATAGTTGCTTAAAGCTAAATCTGTCTTTTATGTCAACCAGTTGAGTTGTTTCGTAGCTCTTCACATTGTGTGAGAATGAATCTTTTGAGGAGGGAAAGAGCTGAATTAGCAAGTTCTCTGTAAATTAATTGCAACTTGATGAAAAAGCTTTGACATTCATATCTTCTTATGCTTTTTACTATTATATCTTAGACATCCTGATAATTCTGGTGGCATTAGTTGCTCTTCTCTTTGCTACCAGTGCCTTTCAGATaaatgttttgtcttttaaatactgAGCTGGTTATGTCTTTCCTGATAGTGCAATACAGAACAGAGACATGGATAAAGAACTCTCTAAAGATGAAATTATTGTAGAATTAAAAGCTGAGCTGGAACGTTTATTGAGCAGTAATAAAATGAAGAGAAACCAGATTACTCAACTACAAAATAGTCTTAAAGATTGCCAGGAGACATTAGAGGAATACAAGCAGTTGAAAGCTGAAAAAGCGTCAAGAGATTCAGAGGTTTGTTCTTTTACACTTCTTTAAAAGTCAAGTGTTCCTGGTTTTTGGTGAAGAAAACCAACTTCTTATTAGAATAGATCAAAAATTTATGCATAGCAACTCTGCTTTTGTATCTTTggttgaaaagaaaacaattgaATAGTGGAACCTTGGCAGCATATGCATTATTGAGTCCTAAAATGATGACTTATATGCTTGAGAGTGCTTAGTGTCTGCCCTACTTTTGTTAGAAGTACATTTCATTGGGAAAAGATAGTTTTCTTTAGCCAAATGGACCTTGTAATTTCTCTAAGAGGGCTGATAGTACCATTAGATTTTACAGACTGAATATTTAACAGATTTCCTTCAGAGGGCCGTCCTTGATATTGTATCTCTCTTCACCCCATTATTGCCTTCCCTCTAGAGATTGATCAGACTTGCAGTCTGTACATGGTGACGTGGATGTGGGATAGGAATACAATGTACGTGAGAAGTGTGCTCTCTGTTGGATGACTGCTGTCATTCAGCTTGCAAACGCAGCACTGAGTGTGTGCTTCTCCAAAGCTTCATGATACTGAGTTTAAAAAATTGATAGCAGTGATACTGTTATCTTGCAGGGCAataatttcctgtttttttgattttttaagtACAATTTTATTCGACAACACTTAACTTTTTAAAGCACTAATTGCTAAGTAATTTATATCTTGAAAGATATcatcttaattttatttatttttagcctGTCACAAATTTGAAGGATGCTTCTGATAACCTAAAGGAAGAAGTTCTGAGACTCAAAAAGGCTAATGAAGCTTTGCAACAGGAAGTTGAGGTAAGACAGAGATGCTGCTTACCACTACCacttaccagaaaaaaaaaatcacaacaaacCCCCACCCTGTGCTAAAAACCTGTGATTAAAGGTTCTTACAACCCAATGTTACTTGACTTTTGTTTGTCCAGGCACATACTTCAACTATTGaagaactgaaggaaaatgaggaaaaactgaaaagcttAAATCAAGACCTCTGTTGTCAGATGAGAAAGATGGTTGAGGAGTTTGATCATGATAAGCAAGAAGCCATTGACAGGTAAGTCTGTTAACTTATCTTAGTTTAATTTGTGGATTTTTGCCCTGCACATGTAATCTTGTTCCAGCTGCTACGTACAAGAGGTCAATgttagaaaagtattttcttacagaaaagtTGAACCTAGATAGTTGAAATCAGgtagttatttttcctttcttgaaaTCGTAGATGTGAAAGAACTTACCAGCAACATCATGAGAACACCAAAGCACATTTTGAGAAAGAGCTGATGGAGAGGTTTgctgtggaaaagcagcagcttcttcaAACTTCTGAAGAGACAATCTCACAGTTAAAGTAAGACTTactattatttccatttttactgAACTTTGCATGTTTCCTGTCTGACCTTCACTGCTAGTTACGCTTCTTTTAAAGCTGACTTGATGTCCTATGAGGCCAATTGATAATAAGTAATCTGTCCTTTGAAGGGATAGTATAGAGGAGCTGAACAAAGAGATTACTGTGGTGAAGGAATGTTACATTGGAGTTTGTCGGGAGAAGGACACCTTGGAAACTACTTTAAGACAGAAATTTCAGCAagaacagcagctgaaggaagagAAGGTACGAATGGAAATGCCTGTAAACCATATACTTTCACACTGTTTTCAAGATGTAATATTAATAAGCgtatttaattttgtaaatgtTTGTGGAACCTACTTGGAAGAGATGCAACTGTATCAGAAAGTTCATACATATGACTTACaggtttttaaattaagctGGTGTTGTGTGTCCTGGGCTTTAAAATATTGTAGAAGTAACTCTTTCCAAtagctgtttgttttcatgtaGTGAACTTCCATAATTCTGACTTCCAAGGATGCTTAATCAGCAATAGAAGCTTTTACATTCataaggcatttttaaaaatccctgaaTGATGatataattttgattttcccTGTATAAAACTGatcttaaaaatactgtgttttttcTAAGTAGTAATGAATTCACACTGATTAGATTaaaaactttgcttttctgaagaTGTCAGTGTGCAATGACCAAAGTAGATCAACTGTCTGGGTAAGCGAGTACAGTAAAGAGGCTCAGCTCAAAGTATGAGGGGAGTAAAGATGCTTGATACAAACATCTACTTTACAGCAATAGCCTATAATAACCTCTGATGCAGTATCTTAGAACACCTTTTTTGAGAGTTGAATCTCTTGTCTAGGTGTTATCAGTGCACAGCCTCTAGAGAGTTAATCACGTGTCTCATGCATTCTCATTGCTTTGTACCAGAGCAGTTGTGCCTTGGCGAatacttcatttatttatttttggtcTAGCTCAAGAGACAGCTactagaagaaaaagaagtctcCCTTAAACTTCTGAGAACTGAGCTTGAAGAGGAGCACATCAGGTCTATGACAGCAGCAAAGAAGCAGTCgctggaagaaaaaagccagCAGATTCAAGAAGAAGTTGCATTAGCCAAAGTtcagtgggaaaaggaagaaaaagaggtgGGAAACTTAGATAATGGAGTTTCAATTTTTTTCGttattattttgctgtttattttcagaaacagacTTTATGTGCTGTTATTCTGCCATTGGAAGTGGCTGTTAAGgatctgtcattttaaaatccTAATGACTGAAAAAGTCATTAGGTTTTATACACgcttcatatttttaaagaaacccaaaacctaTATCTTGTAAAGTAACAAATAGAATACCCTGAATGTCACAGCGGGTAATATGCTGGAGTTTTCCACCCTGATGCTTGAGTGAAGGTTGTGCTTTCTGTTGTTTCACTCAGGTATCATGTTGAAATCCTTTGTGTATCCTATCCAATAGAAGAAAGCTCTGATGAGTCACCAAactctctcctctctgtgcaTGGTTTTGTTCTCCTGTCAAGGAGGATCATTGGTGTGAACAGTGTTTCATTTGCTAAACACCAGTTTGTTTAGACACTGAGgagattttcttaaaaatatatttttttccttagaataAAGAACAAGTCATTGCCAAATTAGAAAGAGAATGGCAAAGTAGGCTGGAAGAAGTGAGAAGAACTGTAGTTGAATGTAATGACTGCAGCTGCCAAACTGACCAAGTTACAATTGTGGATGGAGTTTCAACTAAAGAGTTAGAAGGGACTGTTGAAGACCAGAGGCTGCAGACCCAGAAggctctgaaagaaaatacagcctCCAAAGAGGTCTTAAAAGAATTTGAATTagagctggaaaataaatactgtgaaaaTCTTGCCAGCCAGGTAACAATTGTTCTATCTGCCTGGAGTCTGCAAAACTGCTGTGTCCAATTaagtcaccaaaaaaaaaagaaagtgggTTCTTCCACTGACTTCCTCTTAAGTTTAGTACTCATATTTGCTATATTAGAAATAGAATTCTTaaaaaagttctgaaaaaacTGTAGCATGTGGTTTCTTTTCCACACTGTTAAACAAGTTTTGCAGGAGTTTTGAACAGAACTGAGCAACACTGACTTAAGTTTTATACCATTTTGttgaaaatgaatttaatatttttaattttggcatAATTTTTGCATCAAGAAATGCATGAAGCGCTGCTGGTCtgattcttttaatttctgtaaatgtaGGCAATCCAAACTGAAGTCTGTTCTTGCACTGTTACAtgaaagtaataataaaaatgtattcacTGTACCTACCTACCTACTGAAGCAGGTGTTTTATCCATTTAAAGGTAGATGCAGCTTTAACCCAAGCTCATGCCAAGTGGCTGCAAGAGTACAAACTAAATCTAAAGATAGaacaagaaaaatgggaaaaggaacaCCAAAAGACTACAGCAAAGCAGGTAGCCCAAAATACTACTGTGTGTGTGTTGATGAACAGTTAAATCTTCCAAGTCCCATATATTACTGAGGAATGAATGCAGACATAGGCACAGGGAGTCACTAAGCAAAGATGTCTTGTGTACTCTGCTCCACACCTATTTTTTTGCCTATAtaggtttaatttttattaaatatattgaaaaGATCTCCAGTAGATTTATAATGACTCAGAGTTACATTTTGTGTATCTATgaatgtgtgtatatatttctAATGACTGTGTTGTATATTTGGCAGTTAGCCCTGgttctctcagctgctgaggagaaatggaagaaagaatATGAAGGTACAGAGAGATCTGGACTAAGAGTTAAAGAACTTGAAGAAAAGGTAATTTCTCTGAGGAGGGAATTGGAGCTAAAGAAAGAGGAAATCCCTGCAGCTGTCAAATCAGAACTAGCAAAAGCCCGTGTGAAGTggaacaaagaaaagcaagaagaaattcTGCAGATTCAAGAGCAAAATGAGAGAGACTACCAATCCTTCTTAGATGATCATAGAAACAGAATTAAGGAGGTCCTTGCTAAGCAGAAGAATGATCTCTCCATtcagaaagatgcagaaataaagATGGTACTAGACCAAAAGCAGCGAGAATGGGAGGCTGAGGAAGCCAAGCGACTGCAGGATGAAATTAACCGGTATGAGGAGAAGACCCTGGTTGAGCTGGAGTATTTGTTGAGTGAAATTCATGAAGAACTGGTCAAGTGCACACAGAGTAAACATTATTGGGAGGACAAGTGTTTTGACTCTCATGTTCAGTTAACCAGTCAAGGCAAAGACAAACTGAAGGCTTGTTTACAAAAGGCCTTTAGAACCACAGTCTGCACaattctggaaaagaaagagcGGGAATGGAAAGAGGTAATACTTCTGTAAATTATAACTGCCAATCAGAAAAGAGATTTGAGAAGTTAGTCAGGCCTGCTTTCTCCCATGAAATATCTATGTAATTGtgagaaatataaaattcaacATTAGCGTTCATTGATAAGTGTACTCTAAAACTAAAAGGAGACTAAATCTACCAAAAGGGAAAGGATTTAGCTTTAACATCTTCAGTCTTTGAATAAGAGAAAGTCAGGTTAGGAACATCATTTATGCAAAGACTTGTAAATTAAGGAGATGAATCCACCTGCTTAAGGTTGGGGACCTGTTGAAGGCTCCTTATCATCTCTTAGATGGGCTGTAATGACAGAACCCACCTCAGATGTTTGCATAGCTGCAAAATCCAGTTTGCAGTGGTGATTGGACAATGATTGTTGATCATGttatgctttcttttcctcctctttatataaatgaagatgaaaacagTAAATCTTTTTTGCAAATTGCCTGCAGTAGGTCAGTTTGTCAGTTAGTCAGTTCTCTCTTGGGAATAAGAATCTTGCCTATTTTATTGTGCCTCtaggaaatatttctcagtGTGCCTGCCCAAATGAGGAAAGATGTCTTACCCTTTACTAGAGGAGTTTTGGGCTAAGTCAAATTGTGTTCCAAAgcctttgtttttgttgttttagcAGATTCCTCTTCTTGCAGTGCTTATGTTTGTAATAAGTTTTTTGTTGTGGGGAGCATCCCACCGGAAATGCCATTGCCACCCAGCAGTTAGTAGCTGGGGAATTATCTGAGAATAGGACAGAGAAAATGTCTTGTTTTTCATGAGAAGGTGAGATGTTACCATTTCTTTAGTGTCAATATAGTTCTGTTCAGCAAGTGGGCCTTAAATGTTTTCATGTCTCAAATCATATCCACGATGGTAAAGAGAATCAGGAGCTTTTTTCCTGTGCCTTATGCACCTTTTGCAGTGGAAATGAAATGTCTCTTGGTAAACTGTTTAATATGCCTTTGAATTTCAAAACATTGGTTGGCTTGAACCACCTTATCTAGTgaagtttttaatttcctagtaaagtgttttctctttaaaaaccAAGTTATCTTTACCTGTTCAAAGACAGGATATAGTTCTGCAATGTCAAGAGCTACTGACATTTCCAAATAAGACTCAAGATATTTAGGCACTGCTGTTGCAATGATTTATGCTCAATAAAGCTTCTATACCATAGAGTAgatgttttcttcattattgACTTGTGATCTGTGGTTCTACTGCAGGTTTAAAGTATCTGTGTTAAAATTACTAAAGCTACTTGGTGGCCAGGGTTGGTTGTGGTGTGGAACATTTTTCTTGTTGCGTTGGGTTTTCAGGAAGTGTTTTTCTATTGCAGAAATATGAAGAGCTAGTGAATAATGCAAACAAAGAATCATACCCTTACCCACAACATGGTGCAGGAAACACTGGGAATGTGGCAAGGCATGTGTGCAATACTGGACACCAAGCAGAAGCACAAAGGAGACTGAGGAGACAGACACCCTTGCAGGAAGCTGGAACAGACAAAGGTATTTGGTTTGATCTTAATCTGGCAGATTGCATATCATCAAATTAAGCTTGTTAGTAGAAGTCTTTAATAGTCAATGTCCTATTGATGACCCCAAtggaaatttaattaattagtaAATATTTGGGTGATAGAGGAAGATACAGTTCTTCTGACTATAAGGTTGATTAATATTGCATAAACTGAGTTAAAGTCACAAACTGCAACAAATGGTACTGGTCTTCAGTTTACTGACTTAATGCTAGGCTTTGAGGTTTCATTTCATCAAATGCTTGtagctttctgctttttaaagccatttttcaggaggaaagaaaaagctgtctCATCTGCTAGAGGTGTGTGTATTCTTTGGGGGTTGTTAGCAGTAAGACCTTCAGAGTATATAACAGTTCACATGCTAGTGTTGGCCTTGGTATGCAGGGCATGGTCTAAACTGTGTTTTGTAAGTGGGTAATACTAGATGGGAGCTGTGAAGATTGAATTATGCTGCTTGCTCTTGGCATTGCACAAGACAAGGAATTCTGTGTTCATGTGAAAGATACTATTGTGTCAAGAACTTGCTTGACCTGGCTTGGTAGTTTTCTCTGGTTCTTTTGGTCAAGAATGTAGTTGAAAAAAGTGTGAATCTCTGGgtggcttttctctttctttgttgttccccttcttccctttccccccactTCCTGTGCCTAGTATGTAGTTTAGCACTGTAGCTCTTCCCAAGGCTGTCACGTGTACTATGGCAAAACTGGAGACAGTGTAGATGGGAAAAACTTCATGGGAGGGACAGATGTCCCCGGGgctttctgtttatttgagCTCTTACGCAACTGAAAAACataaagcagcaaaacccaagAGAGGTTTTGGCTCTGTGCCTGTAGTGTGGCTTGAATTCCTTCAACACCAACATAAGAAATTCCTATTAACACAGAACAAtaccagcactgcagtgctcctgTCTCTAGAGCgccctggcctggctgtggggagcagccaTTGCTGTCCTGGAAGGAGCCCAGTCTTTGTGTATCCCTTAACCAGGCTCAGACACATGTGAGGCTTTCCAGCTGGGACAGTTTCCTTCAGCTGACTTCAAAAGACCCTGCTTggctgtttttttggtttttttttctaaatactaaaaaaaatttaaaagcatttaaccTCAAGTCTTTTTGCTGACTGAGGAACTCCAGATCATCACTGATGCATTGAGGCTGTGAGGGTTGTGTGAGTTGATAGATGCTGCTGCACCTTCTGGAACAGGGTACCAGCCTCTTGTAATTAGTTTAACTGGGCTAAAATATTACACACTTTCCAGTGAGAAGAGGACTAAGTAGAACACTGAAAATAGGTTGgacttgtttctgttttgtttggttcCATGTTGATGTATAACTTTTAGCAATTACTATTGCAAGTCAGAAATGTACAAAAAGGAACCTTGGGTCTCAGGAAGATTTGTGCTGCaaatgctgctgccaggagcttgAAAAAAGAGAGGCTGTGTGCCAGGACTTGaaaagagagctggagatggcCCACAAACATCTTCAGCTTGCTGTGAAGGAATGTGAAGCTAAGTCAGAGCAAATCCAAGGTTAGGATTCTTAGTCACCTAAACACAACTTTGATTCTCTGATCTGTTGGatcttttaattttcagtggaTACTGGGGTTTTGGTTATTAACCTcataacaaacaaaaacaacccgCACCACAATAAACCAACAAAACCGACCAAGTTTTATCTTGTATCTTTCTGTCTTGAATGCACAATTGCTAACCCACaaattaataattctttttcaATGTTTGTCAAAACCACCCTTGTTATTTTTTATCCTGTCCTTTCTCTCCAAGTACGCTTGATATCTCAGTTTAGTGTTAGTAATGGTATATGAAGGCTTTAAGCTTATTTAATTACTGTATGAGATGATTTTTATATTCAGACTTCATTGAAGTGTGCTTGGATCGATTCCTATTCTGCTTGTTACTGCAACAGTTGTACTGCAACTGATGATACTTTGGGGCATTGAGCTCTTGTATCAGAGGCAGCAGGTATTACATAAGCATCTCCTGGACTTGAATTTAGAGAAATGCAGTGAATTAtggttcatttttttaatagaaaatgagATGGTTCCAGGAGCTCTAATTGCAGAAAACTCCAAGACGAAGACTAAACTGAAAGACCAGGGATCACCACCAAGGTatttaaaaaactaaacaaGATGATTTGTTATTTTGGGAAGatataaattgctttttttgtgcAGTGTGATGTGTATGCATTTCAGGTCACTGTCAAGGGGAGGCATCTCAAAGCCTTGTGCATCTTCTGACTCTGTGAAAGGTCTGGAAGAAATGCGTGCTCACTACATTAAAGCTTTGAGCAAGATTAAGTGTAAGTACTGAAGTCTTAGCTAAAAATTTagtggaggaaaataaattactttgttGCTTCTTCCTTCAGCCAGCTTGGACAGGAATCTGACAACCAAATCACAGGAGAAGTAAATTTTTGCATCTTACTAGAGTGACTGTGGGAACTGAAATTGTCACCCTAAATTCAACAAGTAATTGTGATGGCTGAAGCCTTGTTTTACCATTCTTGCTTTGTTGTACTGTAGTATGTCTTTTAAAGTGGTAAAGTGTATTTTGAGAACTGATTGtgtttctccagaaaaaaaatctacctaGCCTGCAGCTTGTCCTGagagaaaatctgcttttctcttgtGCTGTATCCTGCCTTCTGGCTTAGTCAGAGCCTTCTGGCTGAGGAGAAAGGATTAAGTTTAGCGCCAGGTCTTACCTGAGTACAGCAGgtccccaaattccagctgtaTGGCCATTGAAAAGTTTCTAGTTCCATATTTTGCCAGCCAACATTCCTTCCAAATCCCTATGCCTGCTTAAGATGCAGAATCAGACAACTGAATTCCTTCTGATCCTTCTGTGGTTTGCCCTGCCGCTCATCCAGTAGGCAACAACTTGCAGGAGGATTTGGTGGAATGTCAGCAGGTAAATCCATGTCCTTGCTGACTTGTTCCAGGTCTGCTAGACAATCCTGGTTTGTGGTGTTGGCTTTTTCCTCACTCTGAGGGAAAACTGGTACTAATGAAGTGTGTTTGTAGGTGATATGCTTTGTTATATCCGTGAAAGTAAGGAACGAGCTGCTGAAATGATTAAAGTGGAGGTTTTAAGAGAGCGCCAAGAGACAGCACGGAAAATGCGCAAATACTACTTGACATGCCTGCAACAACTGCTCACTGATAATGGCAAACATGAAGGGTGAGTTCAAGTATGTTTGGATGTgactgctggctgtgcaggagaTGTGTAGATGTTAGTCTGAGTGTGTCCACCTTGCAGCAAACAGTGCCCAACCTGAAGTCCAGGGTGTGTGTGTTGGTGTCAGgtcactgctgagctgcctggcacTCTGTCCTTTCAGTATTCTCTGACTCTCACTAACACTGCTTTGAAGTAAAATGTATTGTTGAATTACCCTTaaacttgtttttgtttttgttggtttttttcccccatgctCTGCAATTCTTGACagagctgaaaagaaaataatggatgCTGCCAGTAAACTTGCTACGATGGCTAAAGGACTGGAAACGCCTCTGCGGCACATTCCCCAGCGCAGACTGGCCCGCCCAGGTGTGCTGGAttctctgctccttctcttcTTATCATATTGATTTAATGCATGTActaatgaaaatgcttttcttccagtatcaacattattttcaattatcTCTTCTGTTatctctttccctcctctcctaGCTCTGCATATAAATTCTGATCCTGGAGGTGAGTGCTCCAAAGGAGATTGTGTGCTTCGGACTAGGTCACACCATATGGAAAACAAATCATGTAGTGAAAGCATTACTGAAAAAGCTGCTGATAAAGTTGTCCAGAAGTGTGTTCCACGTGACTTGATACAGCAGTTTGATGCAACACAGACCAAAACTCAACATGTGCTTTGTGAAACAGTGGCTTCAGATATTCAGAACAGGAATAATTCTCAAAATCTGGATGGTGCTTCTAGAGGTGTACCAGAATGTTTTCCAAATGAAgatggaagaagggaaaaatatggCCCTGTTGCAAATATAGATGAAGGACCTTTGTGTGCTGTGAGTAATGGCAATGCTCCTCCCTCTGCTGGTC
The sequence above is drawn from the Ficedula albicollis isolate OC2 chromosome 10, FicAlb1.5, whole genome shotgun sequence genome and encodes:
- the CEP152 gene encoding centrosomal protein of 152 kDa isoform X1; the encoded protein is MSLDFDSGALQTQHEDEDYDQEDYAREQELQQLLTDLPHDMLEDSGDQLSSFSDCSIQETEEQLHEAGKLDGRWNDHPLISDPPNQFVASDLVNGQSPESYKVTYKPYQNGIHQNIPGIQEGKRRNEVFEDLQHEFLINDENSSENMQILQLQVLNKARERQLEELNEKLEKSAQQIRYLNHQLSMVKDEKDGLALSLHESQKLYQNGKEREMHLEGQIKALETQIQTLTTNEEQILKQSKVAEVAMESMQKQLLELQRSDALQRAREQHEAIISALKQKYEQQVLSLEQKLDTTQSALREQKELCKNLGEHVKQLEKLLEETKCEKTEIINRLTRSLEESQKQCANLLQTGSMQETNQLRFQLQQAQSAQIISNNMNKALQEELMELKEEIALYESAAKLGVFLNDAGGERHVSLGDSYVELGIKKITGKKPRFCSAIQNRDMDKELSKDEIIVELKAELERLLSSNKMKRNQITQLQNSLKDCQETLEEYKQLKAEKASRDSEPVTNLKDASDNLKEEVLRLKKANEALQQEVEAHTSTIEELKENEEKLKSLNQDLCCQMRKMVEEFDHDKQEAIDRCERTYQQHHENTKAHFEKELMERFAVEKQQLLQTSEETISQLKDSIEELNKEITVVKECYIGVCREKDTLETTLRQKFQQEQQLKEEKLKRQLLEEKEVSLKLLRTELEEEHIRSMTAAKKQSLEEKSQQIQEEVALAKVQWEKEEKENKEQVIAKLEREWQSRLEEVRRTVVECNDCSCQTDQVTIVDGVSTKELEGTVEDQRLQTQKALKENTASKEVLKEFELELENKYCENLASQVDAALTQAHAKWLQEYKLNLKIEQEKWEKEHQKTTAKQLALVLSAAEEKWKKEYEGTERSGLRVKELEEKVISLRRELELKKEEIPAAVKSELAKARVKWNKEKQEEILQIQEQNERDYQSFLDDHRNRIKEVLAKQKNDLSIQKDAEIKMVLDQKQREWEAEEAKRLQDEINRYEEKTLVELEYLLSEIHEELVKCTQSKHYWEDKCFDSHVQLTSQGKDKLKACLQKAFRTTVCTILEKKEREWKEKYEELVNNANKESYPYPQHGAGNTGNVARHVCNTGHQAEAQRRLRRQTPLQEAGTDKENEMVPGALIAENSKTKTKLKDQGSPPRSLSRGGISKPCASSDSVKGLEEMRAHYIKALSKIKCDMLCYIRESKERAAEMIKVEVLRERQETARKMRKYYLTCLQQLLTDNGKHEGAEKKIMDAASKLATMAKGLETPLRHIPQRRLARPALHINSDPGGECSKGDCVLRTRSHHMENKSCSESITEKAADKVVQKCVPRDLIQQFDATQTKTQHVLCETVASDIQNRNNSQNLDGASRGVPECFPNEDGRREKYGPVANIDEGPLCAVSNGNAPPSAGQGTLQNMQVPSATNGHTSSGPTHMLKSKNGRPGLKEDKCIQSCGKWKTKSKRTQEFDFKDSPERDEGSSSEWSSGNGSLHLDYGEMPLLHPQQNTNTNVQAQTVYCEEFPHVRSFSSADENVTSWIDISSGSGKVLSTKSSTKVYSRGQQINPEHTSFLNS